The Mucilaginibacter gracilis genomic interval AACCCCGATGCCGCAGCCCCAACCGATGCGGTAAACGAATGTAATTCGCCACCATCGGGCACGGGTTGTAATAATGTTATTGTTAATACCACGGTTATAGCCGCCGCCCCCAATGCCGGGCCCGATCAAACCATTTTTCAATACCTGCCCGCAACAATGGCCGCTATAGGCACCGGTACATGGGCGCAATTGGCAACGGATGCTAACCAGGTAACCATTACCAATAAATTGAGCAACACAACCACAATAACCGGACTTGATTATTTGGGCCTTTACCATTTTACTTATACCAACAGCAACGGTTGTGCCGATTCGGTGACGTTAAAGGTAATACGCGCCGACCTCGAAATACCTAACATCATCACACCCAATAACGACGGGAAAAACGATGTTTTCAGGATACGCGGTTTAGAAGCTTATCCGGGCACGCAATTAATTATTTTTAACCGCTGGGGCAGCGAAGTTTACCGCGCCGACGATTACCGCAACAATTGGGACGGCAGCGGCCTGGCCGAAGCAACCTATTTTTACATTTTAAATCGCCGCGATCGCGATGGTCAAATTACTCCCCTAAAGGGATGGGTGTTTTTAAAACGCAATAAATAATGAGGCACGTAAAACACTACATCCTAATTGTATCTATAGCGTTGCTGGCCCGGCACGCGCAGGCGCAGCAAACCATACAGTTTAGCCAGTATGTATTTAACGGGCTGGCACTTAACCCCGCATACGCTGGTTATAAAGATTATTTAACGCTAAACCTAAGCAGCCGCATACAATGGGTAGGCTTCCCCGGCGCGCCAAAAACCGGAACGGCATCAATAGATGGTTTGCTTAATACTACCGATAAAAATGTAGGCCTGGGCCTTATTGCCACTTTCGACCAGTTAGGGCCCGAAACAACCTCGTCTGTTTACGCCAACTATGCCTATCGTTTAAGGTTAGATGCTTTAGATACCAAACGCCTTTGTTTTGGCATTGGCCTGGGCGTAATTCAATACCGCTTAAACGGCGATGTATTTAGTGCTACCGATGCCGGCGACGCTAACATACCCGCCGGAACTCAAAGCAATTTAACTCCCGATTTTCGCCTGGGTGTGTATTACTATTCGCCGCATATTTATGCAGGGGCATCTCTTTTTAACGTTCTTTCGGGATTAAATACTAACCTGGTTGATAATATGCAATTGATTAGGCAGGTGCGCACAGCCTATTTTACAGCGGGTGCTATGCTACCTTTGTCGGATTATATCGACATCAAACCATCGGCCATGCTAAAGTCGGATTTTAAGGGGCCAGGTAATTTAGATGTTGGTGCCTACCTTGTTTTTAATAAAACGGTTTGGCTTGGCTCGTCATACCGCACCAGCGTTCCGGTATGGAGCAACAGCGATTTGCAAAGCGGCCTGAGTACCGATGATGCCGTTGCCGCCATTTTACAAATTAACGTGAACGACCATTTCCGGATAGGATATTCGTTCGATTTTACTACGAGCAAACTTGCCAGCTATCAATCAGGCTCGCACGAGCTTTCGTTGAGCATTGGTTTCCCCGGTAAAAAACAACGGGTTGTTAGTCCACGATATTTTTAGCAGCATGAAAAAAGCCAGTTTAACCGTTATACTCATCACCTTAATTATTGGCTACGCCAACGCGCAGGAACAACTCAGCGTAAAGCAACAGGCCGATATACTGTATAACCGGTTTGAGTATTTTAAAAGCCTGAGCTATTACCTAAAACTGGCCTCCGGTAATAAAAACGATGTTAAGTTATTGGAGCGCATTGCCGATTGCTACCTCAACATAAACCGCTATAACGATGCCGAAGAGTGGTACGCCAAAGTTGTAGCAAAACCCAGAGCATCCAAAACCGCACATTGCCATTACGCGGATGTTTTACTTCGCAACCAAAAGTTTGAGCTGGCCAAACAACAGTACCGACTTGCTTTGCCAAGCGACACAGCAACACTAAACCTTAAATTGGGTAACTGCGATTCGGCTGCACTTTGGATGAAACAAACAACACGTTACGCGGTAAACGCCGTAAAAGGGTTAAACAGTGCCGCTTCCGATTGGGGAGCAACTTACGCAGGCAACACCGCGCTAATTTTTACTTCCGACAGGGACGCGCAGTACCCCGAAACCGATAATCGCACCGGCAATAACTTTTTCAAGTTGTACCAAAGTGCTACGGGGAACGGCCAGGCCAAACAGATGGCATTTACCGATATGTATGGATACGAATTAGCAAACTCGTACCATTTAGGCCCAATAGCACTAAACAGCAGTGCAGATACGGCGTATATTACAGTTACTACGGAAGAGGATCTCCGCAAATTACCTATCGACCCATCTGCCCAGAAGGGCCAGCGGGTTGTTACGCGCCGTTTGCAGTTATTGGCGGCAGCTAAAAACAAAGGCAAGTGGACGGTATTTAACAGCTTTAAATACAACAAAATCCAACTATATTCTGTTGGTAATGCCTGCTTATCTTCAGATGGTAAAGTGCTTTACTTTGCCTCGGATATGCCGGGCGGCCAGGGAAAAACCGACATTTGGTATTGCGAGAAACAGCGCGACGGATCGTGGGGCACACCAACCAATTGCGGTAAAACCATCAATACAAACGAGGAAGACAATTTTCCGTTTGTTGCAGCCAACGGAACGCTTTATTATGCCAGCAAAGGCTTGCCGGGCATGGGCGGTTATGATATTTACAGTGCTACAGGCGCAAAAAACCAGTGGAGCACTCCGCAAAATTTAAAGTACCCCATCAACTCCACCAGTGATGATTTTTACTGTATAACCCGTGATGGTTTAAGTGGATACCTTTCATCAAACCGCGAGGGTGGCCAGGGTAACGACGATATTTACAGCTTTACCGCTATAGCAGATACGCTGCCTGCAAAGCCAATACTGGCGGTTACACCACCGCCAATAGCACCTGCGCCTCCACAGGAGGGCTTTGTACTGCAAACCATTTATTATGATTTGGATAAGGCAACCATAAGGCCGGATGCCGCTATGAAGCTCAATCAGCTTGTTGCTATTTTAACGCAACACCCCAACATCAAAATTGAGCTGGCATCGTATACCGATTCGCGCGCCTCATACAGCTACAACCAGGCCCTCTCCGAGCGGCGTGCCAAAGCCGCCTTATACTACCTTTCGCAACATGGCATTTTAGCAAACCGCATAAAAACAAGCGCTTACGGCAAAACACATTTGGTAAATAATTGCGCCATACCGGCCCAATGCACCGAGGCCGAGCATCAACTAAACCGC includes:
- a CDS encoding OmpA family protein, giving the protein MKKASLTVILITLIIGYANAQEQLSVKQQADILYNRFEYFKSLSYYLKLASGNKNDVKLLERIADCYLNINRYNDAEEWYAKVVAKPRASKTAHCHYADVLLRNQKFELAKQQYRLALPSDTATLNLKLGNCDSAALWMKQTTRYAVNAVKGLNSAASDWGATYAGNTALIFTSDRDAQYPETDNRTGNNFFKLYQSATGNGQAKQMAFTDMYGYELANSYHLGPIALNSSADTAYITVTTEEDLRKLPIDPSAQKGQRVVTRRLQLLAAAKNKGKWTVFNSFKYNKIQLYSVGNACLSSDGKVLYFASDMPGGQGKTDIWYCEKQRDGSWGTPTNCGKTINTNEEDNFPFVAANGTLYYASKGLPGMGGYDIYSATGAKNQWSTPQNLKYPINSTSDDFYCITRDGLSGYLSSNREGGQGNDDIYSFTAIADTLPAKPILAVTPPPIAPAPPQEGFVLQTIYYDLDKATIRPDAAMKLNQLVAILTQHPNIKIELASYTDSRASYSYNQALSERRAKAALYYLSQHGILANRIKTSAYGKTHLVNNCAIPAQCTEAEHQLNRRTEFKVAGQ
- a CDS encoding PorP/SprF family type IX secretion system membrane protein, with product MRHVKHYILIVSIALLARHAQAQQTIQFSQYVFNGLALNPAYAGYKDYLTLNLSSRIQWVGFPGAPKTGTASIDGLLNTTDKNVGLGLIATFDQLGPETTSSVYANYAYRLRLDALDTKRLCFGIGLGVIQYRLNGDVFSATDAGDANIPAGTQSNLTPDFRLGVYYYSPHIYAGASLFNVLSGLNTNLVDNMQLIRQVRTAYFTAGAMLPLSDYIDIKPSAMLKSDFKGPGNLDVGAYLVFNKTVWLGSSYRTSVPVWSNSDLQSGLSTDDAVAAILQINVNDHFRIGYSFDFTTSKLASYQSGSHELSLSIGFPGKKQRVVSPRYF